The region GTGTGCGTGCTAGGCTCGGATAGGTCGAGGAATTGCTCCGGATTTTTTAGATGCCTCGTTAGCGCAGCAGTGAGCGTCATTCCCGTTCTTCCTGTTCCGATCGTCAACGTCTACAGCTTTGTTCATCTGAACGTTTATGCTGAACGGGGACGCCGGAGCAATGTTGTTCCTGATCGTTGCGGTGAAGGCGGCGCGCAGCTTGACTGAGAGCGATCAAGGTCTCGATTTCACTTTTGCACCTTTCGCCAACGCCTTCCACCGCCAGCAGGGGTAGGGGGTCTAGAGGGGGGCGGCATAGATACGTTTGACGTCCGCGAAGTCGCTGAGTTCAACGAGCAGAACGGTCGCTTTCAACGTCTTCGCATGCTCGCGCTAGGCCTTCGCAAGGGAAGCAAGATTCGTCAAGCACCACTGTTCGGTCGCCATTGCATTCAACCCTGCGAGATCGCAGCTGAGCAGCCGGGTATTCGTTTCATCACGGATGTCGCTCAGCGCTTTGAAAGCGGAACGTATTCGCGCAGCGGTGCGCCGGTATAGAGCTGGCGCGGGCGGCCGATACGCTGATCCGGATCTTCGATCATCTCGTTCCACTGGGCAATCCAGCCGACGGTGCGGGCGAGCGCAAATAGTACCGTGAACATGGTCGTGGGGAAGCCGAGCGCCTTCAGCGTGATGCCGGAATAGAAGTCGACATTCGGGTAAAGCTTCTTCTCGATGAAATAGTCATCGGTCAGCGCGATACGCTCCAGTTCGATCGCGATGTCGAGCAGCGGATCGTCCTTGATGCCGAGTTCGCCGAGGACCTCGTGCGCCGTCTTCTGCATGATCTTGGCGCGCGGATCGTAGTTCTTGTAAACGCGATGACCGAAGCCCATCAATCGGAACGGATCGTTCTTGTCCTTGGCGCGGGCGATATATTCCGGAATGCGGTCGACCGTGCCGATTTCCGTCAGCATGTTGAGCGCAGCTTCGTTGGCGCCGCCATGGGCCGGGCCCCAGAGGCATGCGATGCCGGCGGCGATGCAAGCAAAGGGATTGGCGCCGGAAGAGCCGGCGAGGCGAACCGTCGAGGTCGATGCGTTCTGTTCATGATCCGCGTGCAGGATGAAGATGCGGTCCATGGCGCGGGCAAGCACCGGATTGACCACATATTCCTCGCAGGGCACGGCAAAGCACATGCGCAGGAAATTCGACGCATAGTCGAGATCGTTCTTCGGGTAAACGAAGGGCTGGCCGATATGGTACTTGTAGGCCATGGCGGCAAGCGTCGGCATCTTGGCGATCATACGAAGGCTTGCGACCATGCGCTGGTGCGGATCGGTGATGTCGGTGGAGTCGTGATAGAAGGCCGACAGAGCGCCGACGCAGCCGCACATGACGGCCATCGGATGCGCATCGCGGCGGAAACCGGTGAAGAAGCGGGACATTTGTTCATGCACCATGGTGTGGTGCACGACCCGATAGTCGAAGTCCTTCTTCTGGGCTGCGGTCGGCAATTCGCCGTAGAGCAGCAGGTAACAGACTTCGAGGAAGTCGCCGTGCTCGGCAAGCTGTTCGATCGGATAACCGCGATGCAGCAGAACGCCTTCGTCGCCATCAATAAAGGTGATGCTGGACTCGCACGACGCAGTCGAAGTGAAGCCAGGATCATAGGTGAACATCTTCGTCTGCTCGTAGAGGGATCCAATGCCGAGGACGTTCGGACCGATCGTGCTTGATCGAAGTTTCAATTCGGCACTATGGCCGTCGACTAAGACACAAGCATTGTTGTTATCCATGATATTTTTCCTCAGGGCTCGCTAGCTGGGAACTAACAGCTGCCGAATGAACTGATCTGTGTTCTAATTGTCTTCCCGCAGAGGGGGTGAACCGCGCCGGGTTTGCCGGAGGCTCCAACTCGTGAGAAAGTGGAGCCGATATGAGCAAGACGACCAACAAATTTTCACCTGAAGTTCGTGACCGAGCCATCCGCATGGTTTTGGACCATGAGGCCGAGCATCCATCCCGGTGGGCGGCAGTTTCATCCATAGCCGCCAAGATTGGCTGCTCGGCACATACGCTGCATGAGTGGGTGAAGAAAGCCGATGTTGACAGCGGCAAACGAGCAGGCCTTCCAAGCGATGTCGCCGAGAAGATGAAGGCCCTTGAGCGGGAGAACCGCGAGCTTCGACAGGCCAATGAGATTTTGCGTAAGGCGTCGGCTTATTTTGCCCAGGCGGAGCTCGACCGCCCACTGAAGCGATGATTTCCTTCATCGACGAACACCGCTCAAAGTTCGGGGTCGAGCCGATCTGCAGGCTGCTGCCGATTGCCCCGTCCACTTACTATGACGCCATCGCCAAGCGCACGGACGTGGACCGCCTGTCGGCCCGCGCTCGTCGCGACGCGGCCATGAAGGTCGAGATACGCCGAGTGTTCAATGAGAATTTCCAAGTCTACGGCGTGCGGAAAGTATGGCGGCAGTTGCAGCGGGAAGGCTTCGACATAGCTCGATGCACTGTTTCTCGGCTTATGAGAATGATGGGTCTTCAGGGCATTATCCGTGGAAAGCCCGTCAAAACGACCGTGTCTGACAAGGCCGCTCTATGTCCGCTCGACCGCGTGAACCGCCAGTTCTGCGCTCCCGCGCCGAACATGTTGTGGCTTTCCGATTTCACGTATGTAGCCACTTGGCAAGGCTTCGTTTACGTCGCTTTCGTGATCGACGCGTTCGCCCGCCGCATCGTCGGCTGGCGGGCGAGCCGAACCGCTCATGCGGGTTTCGTCCTCGATGCCCTGGACCAGGCACTCCATGACCGGCGGCCAGTCCATCGCGGTGGGCTCATCCACCACTCCGACAGGGGTGTTCAATACGTATCGATTAAGTATTCCGAACGGCTGGCGGAGGCAGGCATCGAGCCTTCCGTTGGAAGCGTCGGCGACAGTTACGACAACGCTCTCGCCGAAACGATCAACGGCCTCTACAAGGCCGAGGTCATCCATCGGCGGGGACCATGGCGCAATTTCGAAGCCGTGGAGTTCGCCACACTCGAATGGGTGGATTGGTTCAACAACCGGCGTCTTCTGGAGCCCATAGGAAACATTCCGCCTGCCGAAGCCGAAGAACGTTACTATGCCATGCTGGACGAGCCAGCCATGGCCGCATAACTTAAACCAAACGGCCTCCGGCAAACCCGGCGCGGTTCAGGGTTCGGAACGAAACTCTTCGAGCGCAATTGCGACGCGCGATTACAAGAGCTGCGATCTTAAGATATCCGGCCGAGCCGGTGATGCAGGTTTGAGTATTTTACTGCCACTGGCTCGTTTTTCACCACGTGCAGATAGTGGGCGACAGCTACCCGGATGAGCTCAAAGTCCTCTTGCGAAAAGACAGCCCGCGGTCGCTCCAGCAAGATCGGTTTCTTTTTCTCTTCGTCGTTCGACATTACTTCCTCCGGTAAGGTAAAGGACGCAGGCCTGCTGCAGGTCCCTTGCAAGGTAGGTCTGCATCAGGCCGCAAACTGGTTCATCGTGTTATTGGCTCCGCCGGCCTTAAGCGCCGCCTCGCCGGCAAAATACTCTTTGTGATCGTCGCCAATGTCAGAACCAGCCATGTTCTGGTGCTTCGCGCAGGCAATGCCCTGGCGGATTTCCCTTCGCTGGACGTTGGCGACGTAACCGAGCATGCCCTGCGCGCCGAAATATTCTTTGGCGAGATTGTCCGTCGAGAGCGCCGTGGTGTGATAGGTCGGCAGCGTAATCAGGTGATGGAAAATGCCGGCGCGTTTGGAGGCGTCATGCTGGAAGGTCCTGATTTTTTCGTCGGCTTCCCGCGCCAAATCGCTGTCGTCATATTGTTCGCTCATCAGCTTGGCCCTGTCGAACCCAGAGACGTCCCTTCCTTCGCTCTGCCAACCATCAAAAACCTGCTGCCGGAAATTCAGCGTCCAGTTAAAAGAGGGCGAGTTGTTATAGACCAGCTTGGCATTGGGGATCACCTGCCGGATGCGGTCCATCATGCTCGCGATCTGTTCGACATGAGGCTTTTCGGTCTCGATCCACAGCAAGTCGGCGCCATTGTTAAGCGCATTGATGCAGTCAATCACGCAGCGGTCGGCGCCTGTGCCTTCACGAAACTGATAAAGGTTGGAACGCAGCCGCTTCGGCCGCAAGAGCTTCGAGCCGCGCGTGATCAACACGTCGCCGTTGGAGGGTGGCTGGCCGGTGACATCGTCGCAATCCAGGAAGCCGTTGTACAGGTCGGCGATGTCGCCTTCGCTGACGCTGAAGGCGATCTGCTTGGTAAGGCCTGCGCCGAGTGAATCGGTGCGAGCCACGATGATGCCGTCGTCGATGCCGAGCTCGAGAAACGCGTAGCGGCATGCGCGGATCTTGGCGACGAATTCCTCGTGCGGAATGGTCACCTTTCCGTCCTGATGGCCGCACTGCTTTTCATCGGAGACCTGGTTCTCGATCTGCAGCGCGCAGGCGCCGGCTTCAATCAACTTTTTCGCCAGCAGGTAGGTTGCTTCGGCATTTCCGAAACCTGCATCAATATCAGCAATGATGGGAATGACGTGGGTCTGATGATTGTCGACCGCCTGAACCAGCTGCTGTTCCCGCGCTCGGTCACCCTCCACCCGGGCTTTGTCGATTTCCCTGAACAACATGCCGAGTTCGCGTGAATCTGCCTGGCGCAAGAAGGTGTAGATCTCCTCGACAAGGGCCGGCACGCTCGTTTTTTCATGCATGGACTGGTCGGGGAGCGGACCGAACTGCGACCGCAGTGCCGTAACCATCCAACCTGAGAGATAGATGTAACGGCGTTCCGTCGTGCCGAAGTGCTTTTTCAGCGAGATGACTTTCTGTTGGGCAATAAACCCATGCCAGCATCCGAGCGACTGCGTATATTTGCTCGGGTCTTGATCATAGGCGCCCATGTCCCGACGCATGATCGCAGCGGTATAGCGCGCAATGTCTAGACCGGTTCTGAATCTGTTCTGAAGGCGCATGCGAGCGACAGCTTCGGCAGTGAGGCCGGACCATGCGTGGTTTTCGACAATCAAGGTTTTGGCTCCTTCAACACTATCTGAATACGACATTTACTCCTCCAAGGGTCGGCCAGTTGTGTGCACTGCAATAGCGGGTCGCCGTTTTCTTTTCAGCCGGTGCCTTTGTGATGTTGTCAAACTTTACAAGGATATTTTGTAATGCTGTAATCGGTGTATGGAAAAACTCTGCGTTTATCTCGGTCCGCGACTTCGACGCTTGCGGAAAAATCTTGGCCTCACTCAAGCCGACATGGCATCTGACCTCGATGTCTCCCCTTCTTATGTCGCGCTCATGGAGGGGAATCAGCGACCAGTTACGGCCGAGATTCTTCTGCGACTTGCGAAGATCTACAAGCTCGACATGTCGCTCTTTGCCGACGACGGCACGCCCGAAATCCTTGCGCGACTACAATCGACCATGAAGGATCCAATATTCAGTGGCATAGAGATATCACCGCTCGAAGTCGCAGACGTGCTCAGCAGCTTTCCGGGGTTTGCAGAAGCGATGCTGCGGCTCTACACCTCGTACAAGGAGGAACAGATTGTTCTTGCCGATCAACGACAGGCCGCCCTCGACGGAGGGATCGATGAAGGAGCAGATCCTGTTGCGGGCGTGCGACGGTTCCTCGCAGCTCGACGTAATTGCTTTCCTGGCCTTGATGTTGCGGCAGAAAAGTTGGCGGCGGCGGTGAAGGAGGCTGGCGGGCTTCCATTCTATCTTATGCAACGTCACAATCTTCGAGTGAGACGATTACCAACGGAGATCATGTCAGGATCGGTCCGCCGACTGGACCGACACAGGCATGAGGTTCTACTTGACGACTGCTTGGATCTGGCAAGCCAAAACTTTCAACTTGCACAGCAACTCGCCTATCTTGAATCCGAGGGCGATATTCAAAAGTTCGTTCAAGAAGGCAATCTTGCGACAGAGAGTGGGCGACGATTAGCGTACCGGGCGCTCGCAGGCTACTTTGCAGCAGCCGTTGTCATGCCCTACACGCAATTTGCCAAAGCGGTTGAAGCGCGCCGCTATGATGTCGAAGCGCTCTCGCGTCAATTTGGCACCAGTTTCGAACAGACGGCACATCGGCTGACCACACTGCAGAAGCCCGGACAAGAGCGGATCCCCTTCTTCTTTATCCGTGTGGATTCTGCAGGCAACGTGTCCAAGCGCCTCGACAGCGCAAATTTTCCCTTCGCACGACATGGCGGTGGTTGCCCCCTTTGGACGTTGCACCAGGTTTTTACAACGCCGAGGACGGTGGTAACGCAGTGGCTAGAGTTGCCGGATGGCCAACTATTTTTTTCGATCGCTCGAACCGTAAGTTCCGGGGGAGGTGCCTTTGGACTTCCGCGCGTCGATCGGGCCGTGGCGCTGGTTTGCGAAGCCAGCCACGTCGAACGTCTGGTCTATCATAAGGACAACACGTCCGTTGTGCCAACGCCCATCGGCATTACCTGTCGTCTTTGCCAACGCGATAGCTGCACATCCCGGTCGGAACCGCCAATCGGCCGACAGATCTTGCCTGATCACTACCGGCGCACGGACGCGCCATTTGGGTTTTCCGACTGAGGATGAGGGCCGCAGGAGGTGCGCCCTCGTGTTGTATCGGCGCCAAGGTGGAACGAATTCGGATCGGCTCCGCCGTTCAATCCGGGATCGTGGCATGTCACTCCTAAAGTGACGCTCTCTTAGTCAAAAAGCTTCCCGCCAAAGGGCGTCAACCTGTCTATTAATGCAGGTTTCCTGCTTCATCAACGTTGTCGGCGCCGCTGAACAAATCCTACGTTTCGCGCCATCTGGCCCGCCAATCAGTTCTCCAGTCTCGGCCGGCTAATGTAAGCGGTTGCGATCAGTTGGCTGATGGCGACCCTTTCGACCTCGGATGTGATGGTCGCATTGGTCCAGGCGTCTTCAACGTCACCTGCATTCATTCTGGCCATTTTCGTCGGGGCGATCGCTGACAACTTTAGCCGACGTAAGGTGATGATCATTGGCCGAAGCCTTATGATGACCGCGTCCGCCATGCTCACGCTTTCCGTTGCTTTCGACGAAACTGATCCGTGGATCATTCTCGGTTTCAGTTTTCAGGCTGGCTGCGGCATTGCTCTCCACGATCCCGCCTGGCAGGCATCGGTCGGGGATATCGTCGAACGGCCCCACCTGCCGGGTGCAGTCACGCTTATTTCTGTCGGGTTCAATACTGTTCGCAGTGTCGGTCCCGCACTGGGAGGGATCGTCGTTGCCTCAGCGAGGCCCCTCTCTGCCTTTGCGATTGCAACATTTGGTTTTGCAGTTCCGCTGATCACCTTGTGGCAAAATAAATGGAAAACGCTTTCCTCATCCTTGCCGCGTGAGGCGATGTTTACAGCTATCTGTGATGGCTTGCGCTTCACCGCTATGTCCTCAGAAATCAAGGGAACGGTTGCACAGAGCCACTCGCTTTCGGTCGCATTTGGCTGCTCCACGGGCTGGCTGAGTGCCCGGCCGAAATCAAGTGGATCGATACCTAAAGGAACTGGAAGCTTTGAAAACGCCCAAGGCAGGAACCATAAACATGATGACCCAAGATCAAGAAATTGCCGTGCATCGCGTCGCCGAGGTTATGCGCGGTTCCAATTCGGCTGTGGGAGGCCTTGGCCGCTGGCCCGAAGGCTGTCGCCGCAGCTCAGCGTGGTTTGCAAAAAGCGCCGGCGTCTCCCATCATCCCCCAGCTCGACTTCAGCTGTTTGCAAGACATCGGTTCGCATCGGCAAATAGGTATGGTAAATCAATCAGTGGTAGAGCTTCGTGCTACAGCTATTTCAAAGTGACCGTTGCAATATCAAAATTGAAATTCTACTATGGCTTAGGCGAATTTTCCTTTCATTCGCCAAAGTGGCTGCACGAGCAGTCACCTTTGGGCCGCCAATAGCCCCTTCGAGGCGGCCCTTCCTTTGTGAGACGTCAACGGCATTTCGAATATTGGAACGAAAAGGATTCACATCGGCAAAGTGTTGCCCGCCGTGACCGGCAAGGTCGCTATCAAACCACGCCTCCCTGGCTCCTCTGCGATTCGGTGCCAGACAAGGAATCACGAGCGCTTCCTGCTACGGCAAGAGGGCAAATCACGAAAGCACTCACTGGAATAAATGTGGTAATTGAAAACCCAGTCGAATGGATACTTGGTTTGGGACGTCGTGCGCGGGGCTCGAAAGAGAAAATTCAGTGCAACCGTCTGGTGTTTGGATGCCAGCATGGCTACAATCTCAATCGTACGGAATGGGGAGGCTGCACTGACGTGAAACCGCAAAACTCTCACACCTCGTCCCCAGAGAAAACTCGCCGCAGTGCGATCGAGCTCGATCCGACATTCCGTCCATATCTCGCAGTGGCTATCGTTCGGTTTAGTGCGTCGCATCCAGATACAGAAATCGAAATATCGCAAACCATCAGCCTGTTGGATAACGGCGCAGCGCCGAGTGATCTGCTCGTTCGAGAGTTCCACCACTGTCTGTATCGCGAGAAAATTTATGCCGAGACGCTTCCGCTCAGGCGTGCCCTGGTCGACGGTGTCCTCGGGCGATGACCGTATTTCCCCTTAAGTTCAAACCGTTCGGCGCCGGCTATCTTTTTGCGGATGATGCGGGCGGTTACTTCAAAGCCGACGCTCACTTTCTCAATCGCTATGCGACCGGAAAGCTGACGGCACTGGATAGGGGCTTTCTTGAAGCAAATGGTCATGCGTTCAATGAGATCGACGATCCAGCCTATATGGGATTTGCCTACCGGTGGGCCCAACGGTTGCACCGTCCTCAAGAGCTGAATTACGTCATTCTCGTTCCGACCCTCCGTTGCAATTTGGCATGTGCCTATTGCCAGGTGTCTCGGGTGAACGAGAGCACTCCGGGCTTTGATTGGACGGATGAGACGCTTGAGCGCGTTCTCCGATTTCTCGATGCCATGACGTCCGCGAGCGTCAAAATCGAATTCCAGGGTGGCGAGCCACTGCTCCGATTAGACCTATTGGAGAAGGTTCGTGATTTCGCTCGCCGCAAGTTCCAAGAAGTTTTCTTTACGGTATGCACCAATCTGCAATCAGTATCGGAAGAAGCTTGGGATTTCCTGGATGCTTCGGACGTCTTCGTGAGTACGTCACTTGATGGCGAATTTTCGACGCATGAGCGGCAACGAACCGTAAACGCCAAAGACACGCAGCAATTCGTATCGAACCTCAGCTATGCCATCGAGCGCTTGGGGCAGGGAAAGGTCTCGGCTCTCCCGACGCTAGACATCAACCAGTTGCCGAGCGTTTCCGAGATCATTGATACATTTGGCCGGTTCGGATTTCGGTCAATTTTCCTTCGACCAGTTAATCATCAGGGTTTTGCCAGAAAACGGTTTCAGACCACCGGTCTCGAAGACAAATGGAATGCCTACCATGCCGATTTTATCGACGCTCTGATCGAGGACAATTGGACCGCCGGGCAGCCGGTTGAGGAGTTCTATTTCACACACTGCCTGCGGCGGGTTCTGCGTGGCGGCCACAATCAGCACGTCGACCTTCGTAATCCGAATATTCTCGGCCGAGACTACATCGTTATTGACTACGATGGCACCTTCTATCCGACGGATGAAGCCAGGATGGTCACGCGGGTTGGACAGGTCGATCTTAGCATTGGCAATCTTTGTGACGGCATCGACCAGTCCAAGCTAGACGTGCTGAACCAAGAGTCTTCCAATTCATTCCATCCCGACTGCATCCATTGTCCATACCAAGCCGCGTGTGGTGCGGACGTTGTTGACGATCTATCCCGTTATGGGCGCATCGATCTACCGAAGGCCGACACAGCCTTCTGTCGCCGTCATACCGCAATCTTCGACAAGATCTTCGAGCTGCTCTATTCGGCTGACGAGAAAGTCCAAAAGAGCCTTGCGTTCTGGGCCGGAATTCCGGAATTCGATCCGTCACTGGCGCCGGTACACACATGATCGATTTGCGGCTCAAGATCGATGACGTCCCGATCGACAATCCAAGTATCGTTCGCTTGCGCTCGCACGCGGTGGACAGTGAATATGATGCACTCCTGATCGACAGAGATCAGGAAAGTCAAACCTTCGATCTCGCGGGTTACTCGCTTCGCGTCCACTGCGGTCCCGAAACCGATCTTGACGGTGACGTCCTGCTTCTAGTTCCTGGGCGAAAGTCAGCGCATCGATTGGTGCGATCCCGGTCGAGACACAACACCTTCTTGGTCACCGAGCAATGCGACCAGCTCTGCGTCATGTGCTCGCAGCCTCCAAAGAAATATCACGCCGACCTCTTCGACCAGTTCACAGTCGCCGCCACCTTAGCGCCGGAAAACGCTCGGATCACCATATCTGGCGGCGAACCGCTGCTGCACAAAGGAAGGCTGTTTCAGTTTCTTCTAGCAGCCGTGAAAGCCCGGCCGGATATCTCATTTCATGTTCTGACCAACGGCCAGTTTTTCGAACCGGGCGACAGCACCGTGATGGATGAGATCGGACGTGATCGCGTGCTATGGGGCATTCCGCTCTATGCGCCTTATGCGGGACTTCACGACAGCATTGTTGGAAAATCCGGAGCCTTTGAAACGCTGTCGTTGAACTTGACGGCGCTGATGAGGGCGGGGGCAGCGGTCGAGCTTCGTACGGTTGTCCTCCAGCAGAACTGGGATGTGTTGCCACAGCTTGCGAACTATGTCTCGACCCGGCTTCCGTTCATTGACGTATGGGCGATCATGCAACTGGAAAATATTGGCTACGGCAGAATGAACTGGGCCCATTCGTTCAAGGATACGTCGCTGGATTTCGGCCGACTCCGCACAGCCATCAACCTCGCGATTGGGCGCGGTATTCAAACGCTGCTCTATAATTTCCCTCTTTGCAGTGTCCCTCCAGGGTACCGACATCTGGCACCAGGCACGATTTCAGATTGGAAGAACAAATTTTTGGAACAGTGCAGCGGATGTTCGCTGCGCTCTACTTGTGGTGGATTTTTTGAATGGTATAAAGCTGATCAGGGGTTTGGGGGACTCTCACCACAATGAAGAAGCGCAAGATCTACCTGGTGCC is a window of Rhizobium tropici CIAT 899 DNA encoding:
- the hxsB gene encoding His-Xaa-Ser system radical SAM maturase HxsB yields the protein MTVFPLKFKPFGAGYLFADDAGGYFKADAHFLNRYATGKLTALDRGFLEANGHAFNEIDDPAYMGFAYRWAQRLHRPQELNYVILVPTLRCNLACAYCQVSRVNESTPGFDWTDETLERVLRFLDAMTSASVKIEFQGGEPLLRLDLLEKVRDFARRKFQEVFFTVCTNLQSVSEEAWDFLDASDVFVSTSLDGEFSTHERQRTVNAKDTQQFVSNLSYAIERLGQGKVSALPTLDINQLPSVSEIIDTFGRFGFRSIFLRPVNHQGFARKRFQTTGLEDKWNAYHADFIDALIEDNWTAGQPVEEFYFTHCLRRVLRGGHNQHVDLRNPNILGRDYIVIDYDGTFYPTDEARMVTRVGQVDLSIGNLCDGIDQSKLDVLNQESSNSFHPDCIHCPYQAACGADVVDDLSRYGRIDLPKADTAFCRRHTAIFDKIFELLYSADEKVQKSLAFWAGIPEFDPSLAPVHT
- the hxsC gene encoding His-Xaa-Ser system radical SAM maturase HxsC; translated protein: MIDLRLKIDDVPIDNPSIVRLRSHAVDSEYDALLIDRDQESQTFDLAGYSLRVHCGPETDLDGDVLLLVPGRKSAHRLVRSRSRHNTFLVTEQCDQLCVMCSQPPKKYHADLFDQFTVAATLAPENARITISGGEPLLHKGRLFQFLLAAVKARPDISFHVLTNGQFFEPGDSTVMDEIGRDRVLWGIPLYAPYAGLHDSIVGKSGAFETLSLNLTALMRAGAAVELRTVVLQQNWDVLPQLANYVSTRLPFIDVWAIMQLENIGYGRMNWAHSFKDTSLDFGRLRTAINLAIGRGIQTLLYNFPLCSVPPGYRHLAPGTISDWKNKFLEQCSGCSLRSTCGGFFEWYKADQGFGGLSPQ
- a CDS encoding MFS transporter, producing the protein MATLSTSDVMVALVQASSTSPAFILAIFVGAIADNFSRRKVMIIGRSLMMTASAMLTLSVAFDETDPWIILGFSFQAGCGIALHDPAWQASVGDIVERPHLPGAVTLISVGFNTVRSVGPALGGIVVASARPLSAFAIATFGFAVPLITLWQNKWKTLSSSLPREAMFTAICDGLRFTAMSSEIKGTVAQSHSLSVAFGCSTGWLSARPKSSGSIPKGTGSFENAQGRNHKHDDPRSRNCRASRRRGYARFQFGCGRPWPLARRLSPQLSVVCKKRRRLPSSPSSTSAVCKTSVRIGK
- a CDS encoding IS3-like element ISRtr2 family transposase (programmed frameshift), with the translated sequence MSKTTNKFSPEVRDRAIRMVLDHEAEHPSRWAAVSSIAAKIGCSAHTLHEWVKKADVDSGKRAGLPSDVAEKMKALERENRELRQANEILRKASAYFCPGGARPPTEAMISFIDEHRSKFGVEPICRLLPIAPSTYYDAIAKRTDVDRLSARARRDAAMKVEIRRVFNENFQVYGVRKVWRQLQREGFDIARCTVSRLMRMMGLQGIIRGKPVKTTVSDKAALCPLDRVNRQFCAPAPNMLWLSDFTYVATWQGFVYVAFVIDAFARRIVGWRASRTAHAGFVLDALDQALHDRRPVHRGGLIHHSDRGVQYVSIKYSERLAEAGIEPSVGSVGDSYDNALAETINGLYKAEVIHRRGPWRNFEAVEFATLEWVDWFNNRRLLEPIGNIPPAEAEERYYAMLDEPAMAA
- a CDS encoding isocitrate lyase, which codes for MSYSDSVEGAKTLIVENHAWSGLTAEAVARMRLQNRFRTGLDIARYTAAIMRRDMGAYDQDPSKYTQSLGCWHGFIAQQKVISLKKHFGTTERRYIYLSGWMVTALRSQFGPLPDQSMHEKTSVPALVEEIYTFLRQADSRELGMLFREIDKARVEGDRAREQQLVQAVDNHQTHVIPIIADIDAGFGNAEATYLLAKKLIEAGACALQIENQVSDEKQCGHQDGKVTIPHEEFVAKIRACRYAFLELGIDDGIIVARTDSLGAGLTKQIAFSVSEGDIADLYNGFLDCDDVTGQPPSNGDVLITRGSKLLRPKRLRSNLYQFREGTGADRCVIDCINALNNGADLLWIETEKPHVEQIASMMDRIRQVIPNAKLVYNNSPSFNWTLNFRQQVFDGWQSEGRDVSGFDRAKLMSEQYDDSDLAREADEKIRTFQHDASKRAGIFHHLITLPTYHTTALSTDNLAKEYFGAQGMLGYVANVQRREIRQGIACAKHQNMAGSDIGDDHKEYFAGEAALKAGGANNTMNQFAA
- a CDS encoding helix-turn-helix domain-containing protein, producing the protein MEKLCVYLGPRLRRLRKNLGLTQADMASDLDVSPSYVALMEGNQRPVTAEILLRLAKIYKLDMSLFADDGTPEILARLQSTMKDPIFSGIEISPLEVADVLSSFPGFAEAMLRLYTSYKEEQIVLADQRQAALDGGIDEGADPVAGVRRFLAARRNCFPGLDVAAEKLAAAVKEAGGLPFYLMQRHNLRVRRLPTEIMSGSVRRLDRHRHEVLLDDCLDLASQNFQLAQQLAYLESEGDIQKFVQEGNLATESGRRLAYRALAGYFAAAVVMPYTQFAKAVEARRYDVEALSRQFGTSFEQTAHRLTTLQKPGQERIPFFFIRVDSAGNVSKRLDSANFPFARHGGGCPLWTLHQVFTTPRTVVTQWLELPDGQLFFSIARTVSSGGGAFGLPRVDRAVALVCEASHVERLVYHKDNTSVVPTPIGITCRLCQRDSCTSRSEPPIGRQILPDHYRRTDAPFGFSD
- the gltA gene encoding citrate synthase, giving the protein MDNNNACVLVDGHSAELKLRSSTIGPNVLGIGSLYEQTKMFTYDPGFTSTASCESSITFIDGDEGVLLHRGYPIEQLAEHGDFLEVCYLLLYGELPTAAQKKDFDYRVVHHTMVHEQMSRFFTGFRRDAHPMAVMCGCVGALSAFYHDSTDITDPHQRMVASLRMIAKMPTLAAMAYKYHIGQPFVYPKNDLDYASNFLRMCFAVPCEEYVVNPVLARAMDRIFILHADHEQNASTSTVRLAGSSGANPFACIAAGIACLWGPAHGGANEAALNMLTEIGTVDRIPEYIARAKDKNDPFRLMGFGHRVYKNYDPRAKIMQKTAHEVLGELGIKDDPLLDIAIELERIALTDDYFIEKKLYPNVDFYSGITLKALGFPTTMFTVLFALARTVGWIAQWNEMIEDPDQRIGRPRQLYTGAPLREYVPLSKR